A single window of Colletotrichum higginsianum IMI 349063 chromosome 8, whole genome shotgun sequence DNA harbors:
- a CDS encoding Cytochrome P450: MAAQITGFTAQFWSFRMISMVCIGLPALGLAYLFVNVIYNIYFHPLRRYPGPKLWAATRIPYTRSSLSGQVHRRILALHREYGPVVRIAPDELAYNHPDAWRDIHGHLKNGTGDHGRDPVFTVESRHSIIGAAREDHSRFRRALSHGFSAQSMAKQEPIIKGYVDLLLRKLQEKSAGGTRSLDMVSWYNWTTFDIIGDLAFGEPFNCLDDSDYHPWVKLIFESVKAGTFRLNARRYPLVEKLLMNFLPANLKRKRAQHVALTHEKVTKRLSAKSARPDFMDSMLRKTDARELTFDELKSNASTLIIAGSETTATALSGITYFLLSDANVHRKLNDEIRGAFASEGEINMVSVQKLGYLQAVINEGLRMYPPVPTGITRRVTDDGGVFLGQYVPSGKTMRSPRFVKGATKENEMLTEEGKTKQALVQVWHWPAYHDPENFTLPDSFIPERWLNDPRFAGDRRDGFQPFTVGPMNCIGRNLAYAEMRLILARLLWNFDMTLAEDSKGWYERSKVYMLWEKGPVNVVLVPRDLGSGQAA; encoded by the exons ATGGCGGCTCAGATCACCGGCTTCACTGCCCAGTTTTGGAGCTTCAGAATGATCTCCATGGTCTGTATTGGACTCCCGGCTTTG GGGCTTGCCTACCTTTTCGTAAACGTCATCTACAACATATACTTCCATCCCTTGCGCAGATACCCTGGCCCCAAGCTCTGGGCAGCCACGAGGATCCCCTACACCCGCAGCAGCCTCTCCGGACAGGTGCACCGCAGAATCCTGGCGTTGCATCGGGAGTACGGCCCCGTCGTGCGCATCGCccccgacgagctcgcgTACAACCACCCAGACGCCTGGAGGGACATCCACGGCCACCTCAAGAACGGCACGGGCGACCACGGCAGAGACCCCGTCTTCACGGTGGAGAGCAGGCACagcatcatcggcgccgcccgcgaggaCCACTCCCGCTTCCGCCGGGCCCTGTCGCATGGCTTCTCGGCGCAGTCGATGGCCAAACAGGAGCCCATCATCAAGGGCTACGTTGACTTGCTGCTCCGTAAGCTCCAGGAAAAGTCTGCTGGGGGGACCCGGAGCCTCGACATGGTCTCGTGGTACAACTGGACGACcttcgacatcatcggcgACTTGGCCTTCGGGGAGCCCTTCAACTGCCTGGACGACTCGGACTATCATCCATGGGTCAAGCTCATCTTCGAAAGCGTGAAGGCGGGTACTTTCAGGTTGAACGCGAGACGATATCCCTTGGTTGAGAAACTGCTGATGAACTTCTTGCCGGCCAATCTCAAGAGGAAGCGTGCGCAGCATGTGGCGCTCACGCACGAAAAGGTGACGAAACGACTCTCGGCCAAGTCTGCACGGCCGGACTTTATGGATTCGATGCTGAGAAAGACCGACGCTCGG GAACTCACTTTCGACGAGCTCAAGTCCAACGCTTCGACCCTGATCATCGCCGGGTCCGAGACGACCGCTACGGCCCTGTCGGGCATCACGTATTTCCTCTTGTCGGACGCCAACGTTCATCGAAAGCTCAACGACGAGATTCGCGGCGCGTTCGCGTCCGAAGGCGAAATCAACATGGTCAGCGTGCAGAAGCTGGGCTACCTGCAGGCCGTGATCAACGAGGGCCTGCGGATGTACCCTCCGGTCCCAACCGGGATCACGCGCCGCGTGACGGACGACGGGGGCGTGTTCCTGGGGCAATACGTGCCGAGCGGC AAGACCATGAGATCCCCGAGATTTGTGAAAGGAGCAACGAAAGAAAATGAAATGCTGACGGAAGAggggaaaacaaaacagGCTCTTGTGCAGGTTTGGCACTGGCCTGCGTACCATGACCCAGAGAACTTCACTCTTCCCGACTCGTTCATCCCCGAGCGCTGGCTCAACGACCCCCGTTTTGCAGGCGACAGGAGAGACGGGTTCCAGCCCTTCACCGTCGGGCCGATGAATTGCATTGGGAGAAA CCTGGCCTACGCGGAGATGCGTCTTATCCTCGCGAGACTCCTCTGGAACTTTGACATGACACTTGCCGAAGACAGCAAGGGTTGGTATGAGAGGAGCAAGGTGTACATGTTGTGGGAGAAGGGACCGGTCaatgtcgtcctcgtccccaGAGACTTGGGCTCGGGGCAAGCGGCATGA
- a CDS encoding Heterokaryon incompatibility protein: protein MTLCEVCARLDIEQLGDTDVRFHPNLKSLQQSAAAKCPFCTLCYTRVMDNTEDSVTDALLNDRIPENYEVECFTPSVWLRGEMRQGNRGVGKDLQGCGIWISCGRLYPDGGLGEINRPGMPFTSRLSVFASQNTSAAFKYIDRLSTADHDPDLYISLASWRLKRCKASHTLCNPASSDMPTRIIAVGKPSEKPQLVTTGGLCEPYLALSYCWGPAQDTFTLTHETKAELFSGVAEEKLTRTHQEAIQIARSLGIGYVWIDALCILQGDADDWAFESQRMAQVYGNATLTIIAGRSSDAREGFLTNRLRQKVPSCALRISAHSEETLNVCLPRSTTVGPVSTRGWCFQEEKLSTRAIVFGQEQMIYQCREEQNWEDGQIKFHDLTPTFLAPGVSGFGGACSPADKDATLDTWYRFVEIFTMRALSNPHDVFAAIASIAKLAQNVLGSRYLAGLWEEDLVRGLLWRPRPQVQAHPLCKEPLTRPRPTPFAPAPVIRAPSWSWASVEGPILRAYDRNPGRFRDSNHVKIKPNPGATGWTADENCDVSVLHMPACELQMVGRVAKVVLVKTGAREWLLADNSRRKWLTYSRMLRHAVLLASPGEEGSDANSDGSVVAAGVFDVLEEAGDHEEVYCLPLIEKEGLMVVPHGNSWKRVGWVELRSWAWFEAQPEIEVRLV, encoded by the exons ATGACTCTGTGCGAAGTTTGCGCGAGGCTAGACATTGAGCAGCTGGGAGACACAGATGTCCGCTTTCATCCGAACCTCAAATCTCTCCAGCAGAGCGCTGCCGCAAAATGCCCCTTTTGCACCCTCTGCTACACCCGGGTAATGGACAATACCGAGGATAGCGTCACCGACGCGCTTCTCAATGACCGGATCCCAGAGAACTACGAAGTGGAATGCTTCACCCCGAGTGTCTGGCTCCGCGGGGAGATGAGGCAAGGGAACCGAGGTGTCGGCAAAGATCTTCAGGGTTGCGGCATATGGATCTCTTGCGGGAGGCTGTATCCTGACGGTGGCCTAGGAGAGATTAACCGCCCGGGCATGCCTTTTACCTCGCGTCTTTCCGTCTTTGC GAGCCAAAACACTTCGGCTGCGTTCAAATACATCGACCGGCTTTCCACCGCTGACCACGATCCCGATCTTTACATCTCCTTGGCCAGTTGGCGCTTGAAAAGGTGCAAAGCTTCGCATACTCTCTGCAACCCAGCATCCTCAGACATGCCCACTCGCATCATCGCAGTCGGCAAGCCGAGTGAAAAGCCGCAACTGGTGACCACAGGGGGCCTATGTGAGCCCTACCTGGCTCTTTCTTACTGCTGGGGTCCAGCACAGGACACCTTTACCTTGACGCACGAGACCAAAGCCGAGCTCTTCAGCGGCGTCGCGGAGGAGAAATTAACGAGGACGCACCAAGAGGCGATCCAGATTGCGCGCTCTCTAGGCATCGGTTATGTCTGGATCGACGCGCTCTGCATCCTACAGGGAGATGCCGATGACTGGGCCTTCGAGTCTCAGCGCATGGCGCAAGTCTACGGCAACGCGACCCTGACCATCATAGCCGGCCGTTCGAGCGACGCCCGCGAGGGCTTCCTCACAAACCGGCTCCGTCAAAAGGTCCCGTCGTGTGCTCTGCGGATCTCTGCACACTCAGAAGAGACGCTCAACGTCTGCCTTCCAAGGTCTACCACGGTCGGACCGGTATCCACGCGCGGCTGGTGCTTCCAGGAGGAGAAACTATCCACTCGGgccatcgtcttcggccAAGAGCAGATGATCTACCAATGCCGGGAAGAACAGAACTGGGAGGACGGGCAAATCAAGTTCCACGACCTCACACCGACGTTCCTCGCCCCCGGCGTCTCCGGATTCGGCGGCGCATGCTCGCCGGCCGATAAAGACGCGACTCTCGATACGTGGTACAGGTTCGTCGAAATCTTCACGATGCGGGCGTTGTCGAACCCCCACGACGTCTTCGCGGCTATCGCCTCCATCGCCAAGCTCGCCCAGAACGTCCTGGGATCCCGCTATCTCGCCGGGTTGTGGGAGGAAGACCTGGTCAGGGGCCTGTTGTGGAGGCCGCGCCCTCAAGTGCAAGCGCACCCGTTGTGCAAGGAGCCGCTGACGCGCCCGAGACCAACTCCCTTCGCGCCCGCGCCGGTGATCCGCGCGCCGTCTTGGTCGTGGGCGTCCGTCGAGGGCCCCATCCTCCGCGCTTACGACCGGAACCCGGGCCGGTTCCGGGACAGCAACCATGTCAAGATCAAGCCTAACCCGGGGGCGACAGGATGGACGGCAGACGAGAACTGCGACGTCTCGGTGCTTCATATGCCGGCTTGTGAGCTGCAGATGGTGGGACGCGTGGCGaaggtcgtcctcgtcaagaCGGGCGCTCGAGAGTGGCTCTTGGCTGACAATTCGAGAAGAAAATGGCTCACTTACTCCAGGATGCTGCGCCATGCAGTCTTGCTGGCCTCGCCAGGCGAGGAGGGTTCAGACGCGAACTCGGATGGCAGCGTTGTGGCGGCGGGGGTCTTTGACGTGCTTGAGGAGGCAGGGGATCACGAAGAGGTGTACTGCCTTCCGCTGATCGAGAAAGAGGGCTTGATGGTCGTTCCGCATGGGAACAGTTGGAAGCGTGTCGGGTGGGTTGAATTGAGAAGCTGGGCTTGGTTTGAGGCACAGCCAGAGATCGAAGTGAGGCTTGTTTGA